Within Carassius gibelio isolate Cgi1373 ecotype wild population from Czech Republic chromosome A21, carGib1.2-hapl.c, whole genome shotgun sequence, the genomic segment GCTTCACTCTCACTCGCACCGCAACACTGACATCTGCAGCATGAAGCAAGCGCGGGGAGACATACAACGTGATCACAAAGGACCTtgaatacatttcttaaaatcacttaaacctgaaattataatacaattataaggTTTGATAATATTTACTGATCgtaatttatctttaaaaatagaacatatattttataatattgtacGGTAGATGGAGCTGTGATCCCTGAGAATTAAGGGAGAAAACCAGCGAGAAAGAAAATCGTTCTTGTTTTGAAATGCAAGCTTTGTAGCTCACTCTTTAGCTTCCGATCTTTTTCATTAgatatttttctttattgctCTATGGATTTAATAATATACACTtcagttactttttttaagttgtttaaaatctgAGTCCTCTTTTTTGTTAGTATTTCCTTGTAGAGAATGCTGGTAGTACGGTTGTTTGTAAAGCTTGTCACGGTTTCAAGCACTCATGAGCAACACACGGGCTCTGGTGAGTTGCACAGTACTTTCTCTGCAAGACTCTTGTTTTGTATATCCATGCTGCAAAGGCTGTCTATCCAGATTAATTCAGGAAAGAAAAAGGTACGTGGTAAAATGAAGtcaattttattattgttaataatttatCTATTACGAATTCtgttgaatatactttaaatgtatttaggGAATGTGTAATGCTATAACAtaattacatttgtgtgtgttaaaTTAAAAAGCGGCTGAACATCATGAATAACTTCTAAATCATTATCTTTAGGGCTGTATGTGGAAGATGTGGATTCACTTGTGACTTACAAAATGTGGACTACAGATACAGACTGTCGTTTAACGTGTCCAGAAACCAAGATATATTTGGTGTGACAGTATTCGGGGGCTGTCTAAATCCCTTCTTTGGCATTACTGCCGGTGGCCTTCAAAGGTGTGTTTTAAAGCATTTACAAATTGTTTAACATCTCGAACAAACATTGCTGTTAATTAATTGCTGATGTAAAGTGTGATGTTTCCAGATTTATCgatttggagaaaactgaaggcACGCATACTGTTCAACATCTTCTTGTTAAAGCTGTGGAAGACTGCTTTATaggaaaatgtgtcatttttggaTTAAAGGTATGAAGCATTTCTTCATTTGGGGTTGGGCATCAAGGTTACACCCTTATTGTTAATTTTGCTAAATTCTTGTTCTTTCCTAAAAGGTTCCTCATAATGTTGCCAAAACGTCTTCGCTGTCTGGACAGTTAGTGGCCTGCCAGATCATTTCTCCATTCGAGTCTTTGATGGGATGTACtgtaatcagttattttaaaaaccTCCTGCGGGCAAATTCTCATTTTGCCAACAGTATCTGTCCATCACAACAGAAAGACTCACAAAGTACACAAAGAAATGAGCTCAGCAGTTTTGATTATACTCCTCCATCATGTGCAAAGTTGGATTCTCAACCCAGCAGTGAAGGATTCACACTCTCAAATGCATGGCAGTCACCTGGGTTATGCTTCCCCCCTGAAGAATTAAGTAATGACTTGTTACAGCAGTCCAGAGACTGTAATCATAACATTCTTTCACCAAAGACTGAAGAGACAAGAACATGTAAAAGCACTAGCCAAAGCAACACCAGTCAGTTAAAGCATGTTAACTGTATACAGGATGAATTGAAGAATGAAAGCCAGAACAGTCACAGAAAATCTTTTTCCTCAAGCTGTgacatgtttgaatcatcagcaCATTTTAACAGCTCTACTGCATGTGACAGTATAAATCCACTGGTCACGTTGCCCTGTGGAAATAATACTGACATAATTACATCTGAATGCCTTGTAAGAGCTAAAACCAGGGAAGAATGTGATGCAGCTTTATGTGAGAAGTCACTTTACAGTCATTCTGGTCAAAATACATGTTTTGATTTTGAGGACGCACCTTTATCTGAAAGTTTACAAGATTTTGTCAGCTTTGAGCCTCAGATATCAGAGATACTTGACACAAAGGAGTGCATTTCAGGCAAAAGTGATCAAATGATTCAAGTGCAAAACAGATGCTCTCAGACTGAAAATTCAGTGGTCACAAGCATCTCAAAAACTCTTCAAATGCCTCTTTCTAGTGAAAAATGGCCCTCACCAATGTGCAATGTGAACAACATAAGCTGGAAAGGGAACAATGAAAATGACTGTCCGGAAAATCTTGAAACTAAGTTGAACAATGCTGAGATAAGTAAGACTGTTTTGTGCATT encodes:
- the LOC127941640 gene encoding DNA damage-induced apoptosis suppressor protein, encoding MSNTRALVSCTVLSLQDSCFVYPCCKGCLSRLIQERKRAVCGRCGFTCDLQNVDYRYRLSFNVSRNQDIFGVTVFGGCLNPFFGITAGGLQRFIDLEKTEGTHTVQHLLVKAVEDCFIGKCVIFGLKVPHNVAKTSSLSGQLVACQIISPFESLMGCTVISYFKNLLRANSHFANSICPSQQKDSQSTQRNELSSFDYTPPSCAKLDSQPSSEGFTLSNAWQSPGLCFPPEELSNDLLQQSRDCNHNILSPKTEETRTCKSTSQSNTSQLKHVNCIQDELKNESQNSHRKSFSSSCDMFESSAHFNSSTACDSINPLVTLPCGNNTDIITSECLVRAKTREECDAALCEKSLYSHSGQNTCFDFEDAPLSESLQDFVSFEPQISEILDTKECISGKSDQMIQVQNRCSQTENSVVTSISKTLQMPLSSEKWPSPMCNVNNISWKGNNENDCPENLETKLNNAEISKTVLCITNSSKKMIPFSPDIMCAFNRSRNDRLSFTNKKEIPFKSKKLTRSRPSEAFCSVNNEKGKYFMHCAQSEVHSVNCKVKQERIVFDDHEEKYNCSVDLFASGQSSMDMNLSDVTDVSEVNEARNVNTSEPGGSGALLFSPCLQSTPVSYYDNSCGQKTRRSQNRVGSLCSGKMKCKFKSKIIDQRLSVKRKNVDHLLVVESAGSFSGKSDMQDASCNLSINEWSKDLFEN